The sequence GAGGCCCTGCGCAAGTCCCTCCAGTGACGCCCCGCGCGGTGCCGTAGGACGCCCCCCGCGCCCGGCACCGCGGGCGTCCGCCTCCCGCCCTGCCCCGCTCCCCCTCCCCCGGGCCGTGTCCCCCGCAGGCCCCTTCCCCTGGCCGTACCCCCTTGAGGTAACTCCATGAGCACACCCCCGCGCGACGCGACGAAGCGCCGCGCCACCCCGCGCACCGCGAGCCGGCGGGAGAACCGCGCCGGCATCGCCTTCGTCACCCCCACCTTCCTCGTGGTGCTGGTGGTGGTGATCGTGCCCATCCTGTGGACCGTCCTGCTCGCCTTCCAGAACGCCAAGCTCGTCGACATCCAGGACAACGGGCTCTTCGGCCGGTGGACGCTCGACAACTTCGCCCAGGTCTTCGGCTCGCCCGGCTTCTGGAGCAGCCTCGGCACGACACTCGCCTACACCGTCGGCGCGACCGCCGGTTCCGTGATCCTCGGCCTCGTCGCCGCCCTCGCCCTGCGCCGGCCCTTCCGCGGCCGGGGCCTGCTGCGCGCGGCGATGCTGCTGCCCTACGTGGCACCCGTCGTCGCCGTCTCCTTCGTGTGGGAGGTCGCGCTCAGCCCGCAGTACGGCATCGTCAACGAGTGGGGCCGCAAGCTCTTCGGCTGGGACGACCCGATCGCCTTCCTGTCCACACGGTCCTACGAAGTGAGCCTGCTCGGCGCGCACTTCGACATCCCGCTGGCACTCCTGACGGTCATCGCCTTCGAGACGTGGCGCTACTTCCCCTTCGCCTTCCTCTTCCTGCTGGCCCGCCTCCAGGCCGTACCCGACTCGCTGGAGGAAGCCGCCCAGGTGGACGGCGCCACCCCCACCCAGCGCTTCCGGCACATCCTGCTGCCGCAGCTCATGCCGGTCATCGCGCTGCTGAGCGTGCTGCGCTTCATCATGACGTTCAACAAGTTCGACGACGTGTACCTGCTCACCGGCGGCGGCTCGGGCACCGACGTGGTGGCCGTGCGCGTCTACGACTTCCTCACCTCGCGCTTCGACGTGGGAGCCGCCTCCGCCCAGGCGCTCGTGCTGGCCGTCGTGCTCATGCTCCTGCTGGGCGTCTACTTCAAGTTCTTCGCCAAGAAGGTGCAGGAGGAGTCCGCATGAGCCGCGCGTCCCGCATGACCCGCGCCCAGTTCGAGGAACGCCTCTTCGGCGTGCTGCGCTGGGTCGTGATCCTGTTCCTGGCACTCATCACGATCGTGCCCTTCTACTACATGCTGCTGCTGTCGCTGAAGCCCATCGACGCGCTGCTGCTCGACCCGGGGCGGCTGTGGATCAGCGCCCGCGAGTTCACGTTCGCCACGTACGAGAGCGTCCTCAAGCCCACCTCAGAGGGCGGGCAGGGCTTCCTCGGGATGCTCCTCAACTCGGCGCTCGTCGCCGTGGCGACGGTGCTGCTGACCCTCGCGGCGGCCGTTCCGGGCGCCTACGCGGTCAGCCGGCTCAAGTTCTTCGGCAACCGGCAGGTCGGCGCCCTCTTCCTCGCCGTCTACCTCTTCCCTGCCACCCTGCTCGCCGTCCCGCTCTTCGTCATGTTCGCGAAGATGGGCCTCTCGGGCAGCCTCGTCGGCCTCGCCGTCGTCTACATCGCGCAGACGGTGCCGGTGTCGATCTACATGCTCAAGAACTACTTCGTCACCATCCCGTACAGCATCGAGGAGGCGGCGGCGATAGACGGCGCCTCACGGCTCCAGACAGTCCGCAAGATCATCCTGCCGCTGGCGCTGCCCACCCTCATGGCCACCGGCTTGTACGTCTTCATGATCGCCTGGAACGAGTTCCTGTTCGCGCTCCTCTTCCTCGCCGCCGACCCCGGCAAGTGGACCGTCTCCCTCGGACTCCAGCAACTCGCCAACGGCATCGAGGTCTCCAAGACGGTCCTGATGGCCGGTTCGGTCGTCCTCACCATCCCCGTCGTCGCCCTGTTCTTCGCGGCGGAGAAGATGCTGACCGAGGGTCTGACGGCGGGCGCCGACAAGGGCTGAGGACCGGACAGGTCCCGGACGGAGCCCTCGCCACCGGCGGTACCGTCTGCCGGGTACGGCGACAGCCGTGGATCATGGGAACGGGGGACCCCGGGGACACGGGGCCGCCCCGGGCCCGTAACAAGGACGCGGCATGCTGACCGGGTGAGCGCCGGGGAAAGTCCCGGCCACGACTGAGGGGGACGAAGGACGCTGATGGCGCACACCCAGGCGAGCGCGGGCCACCTCCTGCGGCTGATCCGCAGCGGCGCGGCCATCACGCGCGGGGAGTTGCAGGAGGCCACCGGCCTCTCCCGCTCCACCGTCGGCCACCGGCTCGACCAGCTCTTCGCCGCCGGCTGGCTGCGCGGCAGCAGCGGCACCTCCACCGGCGGGCGGCCCTCCGCGCGGCTGGAGTTCGACCCCGGGCACGCGGTCGTCCTCGTCGCCGACCTGGAGACCCGGCACGCCCGCGCGGCCGTCGTCGACCTGGCCGGGACGGTCCTCGCCGAGCACCGCGACGCCCTGGTGATAGCGGACGGCCCCGACGTGGTCCTCGACCAACTCGCGCGCTGGTTCGCCGAACTGCTCGACGCGAGCGGCCAACCGCCCGAACGCGTCTGCGGCGTCGGCCTGAGCGTGCCCGGCCCCGTCGACTGGGAACGCGCGCTGCTCGTCCAGCCGCCGATCATGCCCGGCTGGGACGGCTACCCGCTGCGCGAACGCTTCCGCGAGTACTACGCCGCCCACGTCGGCCGCCGGCCGCGCGAGGAACCGCTGCCGGTCTTCGTCGACAACGACGCCAACCTCATGGCACTCGGCGAGCAACGCGCCCTCCACCCCGACTGCCGCGCCTTCGTCTTCGTCAAGGCGTCCACCGGCATCGGCGCCGGGGTCGTCGTGGACGGCGCCCTCTACCGGGGTATCGACGGCGGCGCGGGCGACATCGGGCACATCCGGCTGCACGACCGGCCCGACGTCGTCTGCATGTGCGGCTCCACCGGCTGCCTCGCCGCGGTCGCGAGCGGGGGCGCCATCGCCGCTCAGCTCACCGAGGCGGGCGTGCCGACCGCCTCCGGGCACGACGTGCGCGCCCACCTCGCCGCCGGACAGCCGGACGCGGTCCGCCTGAGCCGCCGCGCCGGGCAGCGCATCGGCGAGGTCCTGGTCACGGTCGTCACCCTCCTCAACCCCGGGGTACTCGTACTCGGCGGCGACCTCGCGAGCACCCCCTTCCTCACCGGCGTACGCGAACTGCTCTACCAGCGCGCCATGCCGCGGACCACCGCCCACCTCCAGGTCCTCACCTCCGAACTCGGCGACCGCGCGGGCCTCCTGGGCGCCGCGATCATGGTCGTGGACCACCTCTACGCACCCGAGCGGGCCGACGCGCGCCTGCACGCGCTCACCCGCGCCACCACCGGCGCCGCCCGCTGACCTCGCGGGCCCGCCCGTACCACCCGGAGAACACCATGCACGACCCCGCCGCCCCCACCGCCGGGAACCCGGCCCCGGTCCGCGTCGGACTCGTCGGCGCGGGCCCCTGGGCCCGCACGATGCACGCGCGGGTCCTCGCCGCGGGCCCCGAGACCCGGCTCACCGCCGTGTGGGCGCGCCGCCCGGAGGCCGCCGCCGCGCTCGCCGCCGAGCACGGCGCCACCGCCGCCGGGTCCTTCGAGGAACTGCTCGACACCTGCGAGGCCGTCGCCTTCGCCGTCCCCCCGGCCGTCCAGGCCCCGCTCGCGGTACGGGCCGCCGCCGCCGGTCGCGCGCTGCTCCTCGAGAAGCCGCTCGGCGCGGACCTGGCCGCCGCACGCGCGGTCGCCGACGCCGTCGCCGAGCACGGCGTCGTCTCCCAGCTCGTCCTGACCAAGCGCTACCACCCCGCGACCCAGGACTTCCTGGCCCGCGCCGCGCACCACGACACGAGCGGCGCGCGCTCCTGCTACCTGCACGGCGCCTTCCTGGAGGGCGACCAGGCCACCGCCTGGCGCCTGGAGCACGGCGCCCTCCTCGA comes from Streptomyces sp. Tu6071 and encodes:
- a CDS encoding carbohydrate ABC transporter permease, with the translated sequence MSTPPRDATKRRATPRTASRRENRAGIAFVTPTFLVVLVVVIVPILWTVLLAFQNAKLVDIQDNGLFGRWTLDNFAQVFGSPGFWSSLGTTLAYTVGATAGSVILGLVAALALRRPFRGRGLLRAAMLLPYVAPVVAVSFVWEVALSPQYGIVNEWGRKLFGWDDPIAFLSTRSYEVSLLGAHFDIPLALLTVIAFETWRYFPFAFLFLLARLQAVPDSLEEAAQVDGATPTQRFRHILLPQLMPVIALLSVLRFIMTFNKFDDVYLLTGGGSGTDVVAVRVYDFLTSRFDVGAASAQALVLAVVLMLLLGVYFKFFAKKVQEESA
- a CDS encoding carbohydrate ABC transporter permease, giving the protein MSRASRMTRAQFEERLFGVLRWVVILFLALITIVPFYYMLLLSLKPIDALLLDPGRLWISAREFTFATYESVLKPTSEGGQGFLGMLLNSALVAVATVLLTLAAAVPGAYAVSRLKFFGNRQVGALFLAVYLFPATLLAVPLFVMFAKMGLSGSLVGLAVVYIAQTVPVSIYMLKNYFVTIPYSIEEAAAIDGASRLQTVRKIILPLALPTLMATGLYVFMIAWNEFLFALLFLAADPGKWTVSLGLQQLANGIEVSKTVLMAGSVVLTIPVVALFFAAEKMLTEGLTAGADKG
- a CDS encoding ROK family transcriptional regulator, which codes for MAHTQASAGHLLRLIRSGAAITRGELQEATGLSRSTVGHRLDQLFAAGWLRGSSGTSTGGRPSARLEFDPGHAVVLVADLETRHARAAVVDLAGTVLAEHRDALVIADGPDVVLDQLARWFAELLDASGQPPERVCGVGLSVPGPVDWERALLVQPPIMPGWDGYPLRERFREYYAAHVGRRPREEPLPVFVDNDANLMALGEQRALHPDCRAFVFVKASTGIGAGVVVDGALYRGIDGGAGDIGHIRLHDRPDVVCMCGSTGCLAAVASGGAIAAQLTEAGVPTASGHDVRAHLAAGQPDAVRLSRRAGQRIGEVLVTVVTLLNPGVLVLGGDLASTPFLTGVRELLYQRAMPRTTAHLQVLTSELGDRAGLLGAAIMVVDHLYAPERADARLHALTRATTGAAR
- a CDS encoding Gfo/Idh/MocA family protein, producing MHDPAAPTAGNPAPVRVGLVGAGPWARTMHARVLAAGPETRLTAVWARRPEAAAALAAEHGATAAGSFEELLDTCEAVAFAVPPAVQAPLAVRAAAAGRALLLEKPLGADLAAARAVADAVAEHGVVSQLVLTKRYHPATQDFLARAAHHDTSGARSCYLHGAFLEGDQATAWRLEHGALLDLGPHLLDLLDAAVSPIVSVRATGDPRRWTELTCAHENGATSQASLSGAVRLPRTRTRVELFGPDEELVYDTAGIDHEECWPILRTTFATAVRTGVTTAPDAARGLRIQELLEQAARSLSA